From the genome of Toxoplasma gondii ME49 chromosome XII, whole genome shotgun sequence:
ATCCCGGCTGAAGAAAGTAATGTGGCCGTCTTCGTGGGCAGAACACGTTGCGCCATTGGTTGCAGTTTGGCTCCGAACGGGACTGTCACAGGGAGAGGGAATTTACGCGAGATAGCCCCACCAGGTCGAGCACCTAGAGCGGGTTCGaactctgtctccgtcctttcGCGACAAACGCGGCCATTCTCTTCGACAATTGTGATGGCTAGCGCTTCTTCGGCCTCGGGCCACCCCCAAGCGATTTCATTCTCCTGTTCCGGTTGAGGCCGTATTAGTGCTTGGCATGTCACTTGCTCTTCAGGTGTCTTCTGACTCGACCCACCTGCTTCATTCGCGTGCGATAACtgcgagaacgagaaagcagGAGTGGGGACGGGCGTGGCAGGTGCTCCCGACTCGACCGGTATCGTTTCTTGGTTCGAATCCTCATGCACCAGAGACGCATTTACGCTGGGTGAAGTCACCGCGAGGGGTGGGCACGtggcgaaagaaaacgaatgaGGAATCGCCTGGGTGTGTTGTGTTTGTTGTGGAACGGCCGCTTCGTCATTGGCTTGGAAAACACCTTCCTTCGGAGTCGAAATCGGCGTGGTGGAAAGTTGAGTCGCTGTGAAAGGTTTGACACATACAGAAGGCGCAGGGATAACGAACGGCTTTGCGCTCGCGGCTTCGCTGCTGTGACCTAAGGAGTGACCTTGTTGCGACTGGGATTGCTGCCACTGCGCGACTTGGAGCTTCCACGCTTCTTGCCATAGTTCTTGGCGAGACTTGTCTTTTCGATTTCCACTTGattcgacgcatgcagacatgcTCTGTGACGAGTGCAtttctccctgtgtctccttaACTTCGACTACGGAGGGTGCTTCGCCTTTGTCTGTCTTCGGGAGTGGCGCACCTTCTCCAACTGGGTTCTTATCCACAACTTCGGCGTGTCGAATTGAAGTCCTTCCGCTCTTTGTGCGCACAAAAGGCACGCCTGTGCGTGGAGGTGTTGCCTGTCTTTTGCCTGGCAAACTCGCAGATGGCTGTTTCTCTGGGACAAGGCGAGGAATGGGGCGAGACTCAATGTGGAGGTTGCTGATGCAGAGTGAAGACAGACCCACTGTCGGGTCCTCTTTCATCATTCGACTGTCCGTGGGCTTGACTTCGCAAACCGCTTCGGCCTTTCCATCTGGAGTCTTCAGTTCATTCTGGCTAGCCGGAAGGTTTGTTGGATGCTGCGGTGTACGCAGACCTTCTCTATGGGCGGTGCAAAATCTCTCGACTCCGCGTTCTGGAGTCTCGCTCGCAGGTTGGGCTGCTTGCGGAGTGTAGAAGATGGCAGGAGACGCACCCGCTCCAGGCCCCTGGGGAAACGGCACTGGAACGAACTGAGACTGCACCGGAGGTGGCCCGAAAAATTGGTGGAATGGGGGCGTCGTAGACGTCTGAAGTTGTTGTAACGTCATTCCAGCATTCTGGAAATATTGCTGCGGTGGCATGGACGATGTCTGGAATTTCTGCTGTGGCGACATTCCAGCATTCTCAAATTGTCGTACTGGTGGCGTCGACGAAGTTTGAAATTGTTGGTAGACAGGGTTGAATGCAGACGTATTTGCAAGCATGGAGGGATTGGGTGGTGGAGAGCGCGCACGAGGATTCGGCGTCATGTAGGGCACGGGGTTGGTGCCATTGCTGGGGCGGAGACCGAAGGGCACTCCTGGAGGAGGAACTGGCAGTGCATAGCCTGGTTGACCGGCAGAGTTGAGTGCAACGTGGTGGTTCGCGACGCGCAGAGGATCGATCGGAATGCTTTGGAACGGCGGAGAGATTGGAGGCAAGGCAACTGGAAGCGGAACATTTTGATTCACATTCATCTGGAAACTCTGGTTGAGACTCCACTGGTCTTGCGAAGCTAGTGGTTGCTGCCCGTGCATTGGTGGGGGAAACTGCGGCTGAGAATGCCATAACGAAGCAGTCGCCGGAGACTGAAACGGGTGACCCTGACCTGACTGTAGACAGACAGCAGTCTGGACACGCAGACACCACACTGAAACGCAATAATCTTACAACACGCAAATGATCTTGAAAGGCGCATGCGGACACAGAACGCCCTTCACTGAGGCAAGTGCACCACTGGCCAGTGAATGAAATTTACTACAAGACATGCTTCTAATGGGCacgctctcctctgtctcttgtccCTGAGCACATCGCGAAAATGTCTGCACACTCCAATTGTAAAACACGGAAGGTTTCTGCTTCGCATACCCACTGTAGACACAAGAGTCGGTCTCTACACAGGACACTCATGGTCCACTCCAACGAAAAACATGGCAGACGCTCGGAAACTGACCGGTCTCTTTCCTTGTGGACaaggcgtctgcgtcgccgtTCTGGGGGACGCGTTGAGCTTTGCCGACGGGCCGCCTGTCTGCGGACGCCTTGGCCCCTCTTCAGCTCCCAAGACACCTTGACCGGAGCGGACTAGCGCGCGCGCTGGAGTTTtcccgtttttctcgctgaTGCTTCTGCGCTGTGCGGAGCTCGAGTTGTTCGATCCCGTCGAACTCCCCAGGGAATGGCGCGGCACAATGAGTCTCGCGGCTCCACTGACAGCAGGAGCATCTCGAGATCTCGCGCGCTGCCTCTCCATCGCGCCCTCCCAGAGACGCTGGAACACCGCGGGAGTCTCGCCGGACGCCTTCGGGCCTCGCGCTTGTTGCGCAAGAGGACGACTATTTCGACTTCGGCCGCGGGGCGGGGCTCCGACAACGCGGTCTCCAGGGAGGGGCTCGACGCTGGAGTCGCGAGTTTTGCTTCCGATACTCGCGCGGCTCAGGGCACTGCTCGCGGAAGTCCACGAGGCTGCTCCCACGCTGGAGCGGCTTCTTGCTCCAACTCCCGACACCACGGTTTCCACCGTGGCCCTCGAGATGCCGCCAGCGGCCCAGAGTTTCGCGCGACTCGCGTTTGCCTTGAGGGGGGTGGCTCTGCGTCCTGCGCACGTTCCGAAAagtctcctcgtttccgtCTCTTGCATGCGACTTGACACGGTCGGCTGGGCGAAACCCTTGCTGGCGATCGCCGCCCAAGACGCGTCCGCTTGGCTACAGAAGGTGCAAAGGCTCTTGTACCTGAGTCCGTGGGGGCACAACAGACGGCTGTTGCTCCGCAACTGTCCTGGTAACATCGAGCCGATCGAGCTTCGTCCCCTCGTTCCGGAGGCCCGCGGCGCAGGCGTGAGAGTGCGAAGACTGGTCTGGTTTTCGGACAGGCTTCGCCGCAAGTGCCGGTTCTGTTGGGGGCGGGGGTTCGTGGCCGAGCCAAGGCGGCTGCGTGCGCACAGGGAAAACCGTCGAGGAAGGCTCTGGTGCTTTCGCGAAGCAGAGCGCGGGGCCACTCCCGAATTTCCGGCTGCCGTCTCGTTCTGGAAGACACCCTTCTGCGCGCCCGCGACGCCTCGACCCGCAAAATTGCTGCTACGACTAGATGCACCGGATGACCCCGCCAAACTCCGCTCTGAAGTTTTTCCGCAGGCGCGCCGGATGGCTTCGACAGCTTGCCGAATTGTCGTCCCGCTGGTCAGCACGATCCGCTGTTGGTGGAGAATCTCCACGATTTTTTCCCGAGCGGCCGCGGGCAATTCGGTCCAGGATGGACTGCGAGTCGGCGACGAGCTGTTCGCCGCGGCAGCTCCGGTGATCTGCTTAATCAGTTCCGCGGCTGAGACGCGACTCGCAACTGCGGGGGAACACGACTGCCGAGAATGCACGGTGGGTTTCGGCTGAGAGGTTCCTGTCGGGGCACTTCCGAGCTGAGTGTGAGGATGCggtgtctttctgtctggtGATGTGGACAGAACGCTGGAAACCGAGCGGCCTCGCGCGGCTGGTCCTTTTGCACTGCGGTCTTGTGCTTTCGTTGCATTGCCTCCTGTGCGAGTGACTCCGCGAGTTGCCGAAGTTGAGGCCGCGTCCGAGTCGGCAGCAGACTTCGCTGCAAGACAGGAACGGCCACAAGGACGGATTGAACCGGAATCTTTTGACTTTTCGAGCTGTGTCTTGTTCTTCGGTGTCTTGATCGGGTGTCTTTGCTTTGACGTCTCAAGCTGCGTCTTCGATTTTGGCGATCCCGGGGGTTGTTTCACCGTCGAAGAAATTCTCTTTACCGCGGGGGTCGGGACAGGTGCGCCTGCGCCGGGGAATCCGCTGGCTGTCGTGTGGTCCTTCCGAGGGCGATTTTCACTCTCGTCAAGAGGAAATTCATCACCGGTGGAAACCTGGTCGCGAGGCACCGTTGAGGCGGGCCTCGGCGGTCTCACCTTGGTGGCTTCCCTTATTTCCCATTTGGCATTGGCCACTGGTGCAAATTCTGGCGGTTGGCTAAGTGGCTCCGGCTCGTCGATCGGTCCGATACTGCGGACTCGGCTGTCTTCGTGAAGAGGCGAAGTGACTCCTTCGCCGTCGGAATCTTGGGAGAGCTCGAAGCTGATTTCATCGTCGTCTTGGTGGGGAGTTAGCTGTTCTTGAAAGACCATATACTCCTCCAAACTCGCACGACGGACCGTCTGTCCGACTTCTGTCATGTGGTGCACGCCGTTCGTAGCGCCACTTTCCAGTTGAGAATTTGCTGTGTCGGTGAGCTGTcccagcagcagctgcgcgcGACTGATGCACGATGAGATCGACCTCGTGTTCTCGTTCAGCTGCGCTAGGACTTCTTCTGACAGGCGACTTGTATTGCTGAGAATGCTAGACGCGCTTTCGTTGCTCTGAGGAAAATTTGTATCCTCTGATGCGGCGCACGCTAGAGTTGCCAGCATACTGTCGCCGCCGTACGCGGTTTCGAAAGATTCGGCTGTCGCGGGGTCATCCGTTGTGACGGCACCCGCGCTGCCGCCAGTTCTTCCTTCAGAGATGGTGGAGTGTGTCTCGCCACGCAGAGGATTAGACAAGTCTCCCTCGTCTAATTCTGGAGATCTGGCTTGATTTACGCTACACCAGTAGTCCATGTCTGATGTTGCACTGGTCTGTGCGCGCGTCTGCTGTTCCTCGAATTCCGTTCCGCCTGCTTCGGACTCATCATCGTCGACGTGGGAGCTGTTGTATTTTGAGGTCAAGGCGTCGCTGCCGCACTCGGCAAAGTCGAAGGCCACTTGGTCTGCGTCATCTTTTTGCATCGTGTCCTCGCCTAAATTCACAAATGTGGTGTCAATGTCGGCTTCGATTGGAACAGCCACCTTTTTCACACGCCACACGACGGCCGGACTTTTCGGCGACTCTTTTGCCGTCCTCGAGCTTTCATTTTCTCCTGCGTTGAGGTCGCTGGTTCCCGGCCGCCTAGCCATTCCTTCTGGGCAAATTGACAAGCAACTACTTCCGGAGGTCCCCTTCCGTGGAGGGGAGTCCACGCCCGGGTTCCCGGCAAAAATATGGGCCATAGGAGCAGcttgaaagagagaaagggaatcgAACGCGAATACGACTGTGCAGAGCGGATTTCCCACAATTAGAAACGAATCGGAGCTAGATTGTGGCCTCAGTTGCCTCTTCCAGGGTAAGCCAGACACGGGGTCGCGCGGTGGGTGGAGCTTGAGGGAGTTCAGGGGCGAAATATCACTCAACGTTTGGTAGAATGACTTCTCCCGCCAAGCAATGTCGGAAGACGGTCAATCCCAATaggcaagagaagcagagaggtcGTTAAGAAAAGCTTCTTCGATGGGACTTGTAAAGCGGCGAGCCGGCGTGCTAGCTGACTTTGACACGCTAGGTGGTAGGGACCACCTGCGCGTGATGCAATTCTCAGGGTAAAGTCGCTTTTTCGGGAAGTGGAGGGAATCACTTGGAAAGGGAATTCGCCTTGCTGTCTTTGAAATCTTCAGACGCTCCGGAATAACAACAGATTCTCTTACTCGATGTTCTCATGCGGAGTCCTTGTTGTGCGCACAAGTCGCTTGACGGAGTCTTCGCGTCCTCTGGGGGGCTGTGCGCTGTTCCAGCGTTTCGAGAATCAAGCCTTTCAGCAGCTTTAGAACGAGTTCGTTCGCTGGACGACGGCTGTCTTTTACCTGTACGCTCACTCCTTAAAATCTGGATTTCTCTAATTTTCTGGGATATGGTTCTCTTAAATTCGCAACTGCGAGCTCGTAGATACTTTTACCTTCAGAAATGTCAGATGGAATCTTTTGCCCGCGCCGCTGGGTTCACACCCCGTGCCTACCGTGGAGGCGACCGTGAGCAGAGTCAACCCATCCACCAGCAGACCATACCCTGCTGAAAGAGATGCGGTCTGTCTTGCCAGGATGAGCGTGCTCTGCATGACCATGCACGTTTGCCTGTGAGAAACAAATCTCTGGCTCAGCTTTCTAGCTGTTAGACACACGATTGTGCAAGAGCACGGAAGAGCTCCGTGTCTTGGCGAGAGAAACTCACTAGACCTCTCACGCAGCATGGAGTGTACGGTAGCAGTCCTTCGTGGCCACCGCTATTCCGAATGCGCAGATTTCCCGGACGGCTATTGTTGCACTGAGAGTACGGGCAGCCTTTTTTCGTTAGTGCCGATTCTATgaggacaagagaaaaacccGTAGTTGTTCATGCTCTGTGACAGTGAGGCTGGTAGCCAGGTAACCGAATTATAAGTCGGACAGAAAGCACCAACTACTGTGTGTTAACCCCCCTTCGTCCCCACCGTAGAGCTGCAGACGGGCGAAACGCCTCTACAACGTTTTGACACATGAAATTAACCACAGGGGCAAACGCTGATTCTTGCTAGCTCGAGCACTAGAAGGCAACAGACGCCGTTTGAGAGATGGAACGATCTGCAGCCGTCTGCCTTTGGAATTAAGACAATATAAGCGCCACATGGGGGCAACACATGAGTGCAGCATACTTGAATAAATTGTATCGGTTTCTGGCTCTGTGTCGCGGAGGCGAGAGTCCTGTAAAACGCCTGTAGAGCGGGAACAGCAGATCCGGCACACTCTGAGATGAAACGTGCTTTGCTTCTGGAGATATTATCCCTTGTGCAGTCGGGGTACACTCTGGGTGATTATTTCCGGGTTGCCACCATTTGCTTGATTCCACTGGTAGGTGCCTAACACTACCAGTGATGCATGGCAAAATGAACAGGGAATGCGAGTGGAAGCAAATACAGGATACCCGAACCACCGTTTCAAAGTTTTGTGCAACACGCTTTTCGCATGACGAAGGAACGCCAGGTGCTGGATGCATTGCACATGGTCAAACAGCCAACAGTCTCGTATATATTAGGTACTGATAGTATTGCCAGTTCTACTTTGTGACAACACGTTTTTTGTTGCCGGGAGAAAAGGTTCAAACGAACACGGAAAATAAATAAGATAACAACTAAAGCTACAGAAGGTGGCTAGTTACTGGTTGACACTTACGCGCCCGACTTTAGTCTCGACCAGTTTTGTTTAATATTTCACTGTTAGTTGTCGTAATTTCATGGGATGGTGGCGTACGGCAGTTCTGTGTACGTTGAGACGACAACCAGGCATTACCCCATTAACAGTATGTATAGTTTCTGAACGGAAGGATGGTTAACACTAAATTGGGGTTCAGAGGTCATTTCCCCACTGATATACTTCGATAGCTGGTGGCAAGGAGATTCCCTGAACACCGTGCAAGACGATAGCAAAGCTCCTCCGAATACTCTCAAATATACACACCTTCTTTCACCAGTACGACATTTGGTTCCCCGAGGGTTATTCGGAAAGTACTTCGCATGAAGAGAGTCTGTGAGACTCCATCGAAAGTGGGTCGGCTACAGAGAGCCTAGCCACGTATACTGTGGCAGTATCACACATGGCCTATGGAACGTTCAAGTTTCCATTCTCAGATAAGTTATAACCCAGCACCCTGGATGTTGTGTTGTGATCCTGAGTGTCCAATTTGTTGCAGCTAGACGGCAAAGACGACGTATTTCCTCTATCAGTTAATGGCCTGCATCCCCAGTAGTAGAAATCCTTTCGGTACTCTGTGCAACGTGACTCCGAAACATATTTCTCCATTCACCTCCGACTTTTCCTTCGTGGACAGGAAGAGCGTCCACTGCGCGCTAGAACTACTGTCAGAGAAGCCTACACGTTCGTTTGTTCTGATTACTTTCATGCTAAGAGGCATGCCTGTATCGTCAGCAACGGCGATCATTGGCCTCGTATCGCAGAGAAGATGTAGGCACTGTTATAACGACTAAGACGCGTAACGTGATCTTTGACCACGGCTTACCAAGCCACAGCCGCACTATCACTCTAGGAGTCGTTACGTGCAATACAGCAAACGATGGATTTTCGGGGCTACCAAATTACCTCACCGTCGGCCGGCAAAACATCCTCTCATCTGCACTTCAGAGAAGCACCTCCTCACCAAAAAGTTCAAGActtcgacagaaaaaacaaagcgTGACGAAACAACAGTCTGTAGCAAGACGGTTACCTTTCTTGATGCGCCTCGCTTAACTCGTCTGATAACGTGATAGACAAGCGCAGATGAGTCAACAAGAACTAATGCCGTTTTGTGAACGAAATTTCACCATGAAAAAAGTAATATCTACAGAATACGGTTCCCCATGATCATGTATCTTCTTCATtagggagagaga
Proteins encoded in this window:
- a CDS encoding hypothetical protein (encoded by transcript TGME49_249440), whose amino-acid sequence is MARRPGTSDLNAGENESSRTAKESPKSPAVVWRVKKVAVPIEADIDTTFVNLGEDTMQKDDADQVAFDFAECGSDALTSKYNSSHVDDDESEAGGTEFEEQQTRAQTSATSDMDYWCSVNQARSPELDEGDLSNPLRGETHSTISEGRTGGSAGAVTTDDPATAESFETAYGGDSMLATLACAASEDTNFPQSNESASSILSNTSRLSEEVLAQLNENTRSISSCISRAQLLLGQLTDTANSQLESGATNGVHHMTEVGQTVRRASLEEYMVFQEQLTPHQDDDEISFELSQDSDGEGVTSPLHEDSRVRSIGPIDEPEPLSQPPEFAPVANAKWEIREATKVRPPRPASTVPRDQVSTGDEFPLDESENRPRKDHTTASGFPGAGAPVPTPAVKRISSTVKQPPGSPKSKTQLETSKQRHPIKTPKNKTQLEKSKDSGSIRPCGRSCLAAKSAADSDAASTSATRGVTRTGGNATKAQDRSAKGPAARGRSVSSVLSTSPDRKTPHPHTQLGSAPTGTSQPKPTVHSRQSCSPAVASRVSAAELIKQITGAAAANSSSPTRSPSWTELPAAAREKIVEILHQQRIVLTSGTTIRQAVEAIRRACGKTSERSLAGSSGASSRSSNFAGRGVAGAQKGVFQNETAAGNSGVAPRSASRKHQSLPRRFSLCARSRLGSATNPRPQQNRHLRRSLSENQTSLRTLTPAPRASGTRGRSSIGSMLPGQLRSNSRLLCPHGLRYKSLCTFCSQADASWAAIASKGFAQPTVSSRMQETETRRLFGTCAGRRATPLKANASRAKLWAAGGISRATVETVVSGVGARSRSSVGAASWTSASSALSRASIGSKTRDSSVEPLPGDRVVGAPPRGRSRNSRPLAQQARGPKASGETPAVFQRLWEGAMERQRARSRDAPAVSGAARLIVPRHSLGSSTGSNNSSSAQRRSISEKNGKTPARALVRSGQGVLGAEEGPRRPQTGGPSAKLNASPRTATQTPCPQGKRPTAVCLQSGQGHPFQSPATASLWHSQPQFPPPMHGQQPLASQDQWSLNQSFQMNVNQNVPLPVALPPISPPFQSIPIDPLRVANHHVALNSAGQPGYALPVPPPGVPFGLRPSNGTNPVPYMTPNPRARSPPPNPSMLANTSAFNPVYQQFQTSSTPPVRQFENAGMSPQQKFQTSSMPPQQYFQNAGMTLQQLQTSTTPPFHQFFGPPPVQSQFVPVPFPQGPGAGASPAIFYTPQAAQPASETPERGVERFCTAHREGLRTPQHPTNLPASQNELKTPDGKAEAVCEVKPTDSRMMKEDPTVGLSSLCISNLHIESRPIPRLVPEKQPSASLPGKRQATPPRTGVPFVRTKSGRTSIRHAEVVDKNPVGEGAPLPKTDKGEAPSVVEVKETQGEMHSSQSMSACVESSGNRKDKSRQELWQEAWKLQVAQWQQSQSQQGHSLGHSSEAASAKPFVIPAPSVCVKPFTATQLSTTPISTPKEGVFQANDEAAVPQQTQHTQAIPHSFSFATCPPLAVTSPSVNASLVHEDSNQETIPVESGAPATPVPTPAFSFSQLSHANEAGGSSQKTPEEQVTCQALIRPQPEQENEIAWGWPEAEEALAITIVEENGRVCRERTETEFEPALGARPGGAISRKFPLPVTVPFGAKLQPMAQRVLPTKTATLLSSAGIHNENNHRQQHYSGARPAGAQPTMSGTMLFKVGGPSGDDKRNATKCGTESRHANVYVCGPSGLADIQAGSALQRTLMAQNPFVRTKPVKSHGSTCGIPCAREMVNQKMSGSATTGGGISAAEPQFLL